The genomic DNA cccttttgtgccacttggcccttcttcttggccaatttagggcacttgctcttgtagtgcccatgttccctacactcaaagcatataatatgatttttatttttaattgaaatatttatacctttgcttgtaggggtggcatcttttcctttggatccggaggtagaagcttcctcttgatccgatcttgattctcctccatttgatttttcttgactcgtggaggtagaagcttcttcaatctcttcatctcttgacccggatgtagaagcttctccttcttcttgatccggtgtcaccaaggattgctcctcctcaatcctagaggtggaggcttcatcatcttgaatatgaaacaaggagtatgctccctccttgttcccttcgttgcattcccttgaagatgaagcttcttcttgaacttcttcttcggaggttgagcatctctcaacctcagagtcctcctcttggtcttgatccaatgagtcgccctctttggattctccttgatctagtacagtggaggggatctcatgaattcttgccaatttgctccaaagctccttggcatcttcaaactctccaatttgttccaagatgttgcttggcaataaattgaccaaaagcttggtcactttgtcattggcctcacatctttggatttggtctttgctccacttgctccttttgagtactttgcccttggaatttgtgggagcttcaaaaccttccatgagagcaaaccattgctctatctccatcataagaaaattttcgattcttgatttccaagaatcgaagcttgtagatgaatatggtggagccacccttgtgtcaaatccaagtccatcttggaattgcatcttgaagttgagcttgataaaatcttgaacttgaagaatttgctccaacttcttcacccctctagcttttcttgttatgcttgacccttccggcgatgattccggtgaagagcggcctcgctctgataccacttgttaggaccaaaagtagctagagggggggtgaatagctcgtcgcgttcgctcgttgctcggcgttgcttgttccttcaaagatgtgcagcggaaatacaaagaaacaatcacacaacgctaacacggttggtttacttggtatccacatccaaaggaggtgactaatccaaggatctacaccacgcacgcaccctccactatgaaacactccttttcggtaactaccgagggcggagaagccctacaagactctcggtacaagaagaaggaaagggaaacaaaatacaagcacaaagcttacaatgaatgcagaaaaccctaaccctagcttctcttcttgcctttgatccgcctcttgactcggagagcttccaagaaccttcaagaactggcgatcacgagctttgagagtgctgtggaggagctggcgaagatctggagtgaatcggagaagagatgccgaaggaaatgaacgcctgcggcctttatcgacgccaacggtcggatcccgatcgattcgaatgttcccaatcgatcggaggctttgatcgatccacggatcgatccgtggagcGCTccgactcaccggatcgatccacggatcgatccagcgcttatcgccagcagcgtcccaatcgatccaccgatcgattgaacattggatcgatccacggatcgatccggaggctctgcTCGCTCTAgaagctccggatcgatccaccgatcgatccaggcttcctgatcgatccgatcgatccaacacttggttttgcccaaaccaagttccaaacctctcaaaccaacatccgtcaaccttgacctgttggtacatcatgcctagcatcggtCACCCTTGAACTTGACTTCCCAACGTGCGGTGATTCCttcacccacttagacttttctattcatgccaagtatccggtcaccccttgacctacttggacttccaacaccggatgtccgatcatccttgatccatctggattttcccttgcctggcttcactcaccaggactttcacttagcttcactcactagggttttccatctgcctagcttcactcactagggctttcacctggcttcactcaccaggactttcacctagcttcactcactagagttttccatctgcctagcttcactcactagggctttcacctggcttcactcaccaggactttcacctagcttcacttactagggttttccttctgcctggcttcactcaccaggactttcacctagcttcactcactagggttttccttctgcttggcttcactcaccaggacttccctgtcaagtatccggtcaaccttgacctacttgactcttcttcaatcaatttcttattgtcaaacatctaaactcaaaccaagactcagcttggtcacccaggtcaaccttgacctgagggatgttgcaccaacaattcatAAGTTGCAAGATCTTATTACTCTATACTAAATTGAATAAAAAACACACAAAAACTAATggaactaaacttgaatctatcCTATATACAAAAGAATGAtacaacaaacaaacaaacaaacaaacaaacaaacaaagaaTATACTACGATATATCGTACTTTTTTCCCCTGTGTTTTTCTATAAAAACAAGAAGTTCTCATCATTTTTCAATATAGAAAGCCCAAGCTCTCTTCTTGATAGTAAAATAGTCGTCTCTAGGACATAATCAAGTTGTCACTACGGGATAGATGTGTAAAAATTAATAGTAAAATCATCTCactttttttttaccttttttgataaaatatttagagGATTAATAAACTAACTAAGGCTCGAATTTAAATGGGGTAAATATTTTAGAGGACTATTTGTAAGTGTATATAAATGGTGTTTTTATagacaactaaaaaaaatatatctttatctttaaaattaatccGATGAAATTGACACACTTAAATTATCAAACAAGAGCCAACATAGTTCGTCACCCACCACGTTTATAATCAGTATATAATATTTCAACAAGTCAACACCTTTAATTTTGCACCTACTCAACATCACCAAGTCAACCATGGCATACCTTGTTCAATCGTGAACGTGGGTGTAATATTTTTCTTATACCAAACAATTTGGTTGGCTATCAGCTTCTaacaaactattttttttttcatttgtatatatttttttagttaacGTCATATATATTCAATCTAAGTCCATTAATTATTGATGTGGTTCtataaaaaatttctatagaTTATCAGCGTAAACTAAAAAATATTTACAGGGTTATTTATGGGTTCAATCATTAAATTTAAGAAATTGAGAAGCGTGCTTTACCGTTGTATGTCTCTTTCTCGCACAAATGGTTTTCTACTATCAAtcgatcaatcaatcaatcaccaAGTCAACTTTGGCCGGCCTGAGAATGTTTTTTACTTCCATTTTTTCcattccaccgaatgaaaaggggAGGAGGAATCGCACCTTCATCAGCCACTGAATCCACTTGTCTGACAATGTTGATGGTTAAATGTTTAGGTTTCTAAAACGACAGGCATCATGCCATTCAATCCTATCAGGAAAAGGTGCCCACCCAACTAGCAATTTTTTATCTAATCAACTTTTTATTAGGACGCGTATTTATccatttgataatttttaaaatattaaatcatatatttatttttaattttatccttatcAATCAATTCATAGTTTTtgaattgatattttttaaaataatcgaATTGATTTAGTTgtatatgaaaatatataatttttaattaaatcaatcggctgatattttaaaatcagtcaaattttttttaatcaaaattaattttagaccaaattaattaataaatcaaatgaCCTCAATTTGATATAAAATTAGTTCATATATATATTCGTGcatctctcttgattatatccatgtccTCAAATGTCAATTTAACATTTAGTACATTAGTCATTTTTATCTAAATTGACTGATAGATCAAaagacctcggattgacatgaaacaagttcttatatgttcgtctacctctcctgattatattcatgctctcaaacatcaatttaacctaatatattaagagcaatgattttttgaacacggattaaaatttttaaatgtatTCGTATTCAAGAaattactgctctcaatatattaggtcaaattgaagtttgagagcgtggatataattaggagagatAAACGAACATATAAGAAtttgtttcatgtcaatccgaggtcatttagTTCAGCAATCGATTTTAGGAAAAATGATTGATTGATCAAACGATAtcagattgacatgaaattagttcCTATCTGTTCGtatacctctcctgattatattcatgtactCAAATTTCAATTTGACCTAAGATAttgagaacaataattttttaagtatgaattaaattttttaaatatattcatgttcaaaaaattattactctcaatatattaggtttgAGGGCATAGATAAAATCAGAAGAGGTAAATGAACATATAAGAACTTATTTCATATCAATTCGAGGTCGTTTGATCTATTAGTCAATTTTGGACAAAAATTACTAATGTACTAAAtgtcaaattgacatttgaggacatatatataatcaagagagatagATAAACACATAGGaatagtttcatatcaatctaaGATTATTTGATCTAtgaataaatttgatttaaaattaattttgattttaaaaataaaaaaaaaagtaagttcgattgatttaaaaaattaatggaCTGATTTAATTAAAAATCGAATGTTTTAATACAgaactaaattaatttaactattttaaaatattaatcgactgttaaaaataaaattaaaaatagatatatAATCTAGTCATTTTGAAACTTTTTTTTTACATGGAATGGATATTTTATAAACTTGAGTACATAGTGTTCAGTAAAAAGCgattctttaatttattattaaagtCGATCACAAGAAAAACAAGATTTGTTTATTTGAGGGTTTgcggagagagagagggagataGAGAGATGGGGACTTGCTTCTCTTCTGATTGCGCAGGGGAGAAGGCATCTCCAGCTGGGAAACAAGAAGGTGATGAGAACACGGTGTATGTGGGGCTAGATGATGAATTGAGCCCTGGCACCAAGGGGAGAAGAATTGCTTCCCTGTATTCTCTCCAAGGGAAGAAAGGCCTAAACCAGGATGCTGCTATCCTCTGCAAGGTATCTATCTTAGCACAATTTTTTTTTGGTGCTGAAAATGATCAATAAATTACAATTTTTTTTGGTGCTGAAAATGATCAATAAATTTCTCAATGTTCTTGCTGTTTCAACCTCGCCCTTTTCCTAAATTAAGTGTCTGTGTATCTTTCGGTCACTGCTCAGAAGAAGAGGTTCTCTCTTTATATATATGCTGTTTCTTGTCAGACATGTTCTTTAGTATCTATCACGATCTATACATAATTTGAAGAACAGAGGTGCCCTTCACAATTTATATTGCCTGATCTATCTATATGATATTGCCTGAAGGGTTATGGAGATGAAGATGGACTGTTCTGCGGGGTATTTGACGGCCATGGGAGAAATGGCCACTTTATCAGCAAGTTCGTCAGAGACTACCTACCTTCCCTGACGCTCGGCGAGCGCAATTCCCTCCAGCAAGCCAACGAAGGCAGCAGCAGTAACACAAGCTCGgtctcgtcgtcgtcgtcgacgGAGATGCTCGACGAGTGGAATGAGGCTTGCGTCAATGCGTTCAGGGCGATGGACCAAGAACTCGTGCTCAAACTGGAATTGGATTGTACGTACAGTGGAACTACAGCAGTTTCCATCATAAAGCAGGCAGGCAATTCCCATGATTTCACAGGTAATTCCCATGTAACTTTCTAAAAACTCATAACCAAAATATTAATTACTACAGGGGAAAGATCTAGTCATTGCTAATCTTGGGGATTCGAGAGCAGTGTTGGCGGCCGTATCCGAAGACGGCCGCCGCCTCGAGGCAATCCAACTAACTACCGATCTAAAGCCCAGCGTCCCACGTAAGATCTGAACTTGCCAAATTGGGTTAATTGATGGATTGGACTCTGTTTTATCCGGCAATAGAATCATGCAGGGGAAGCCGAGAGAATAAGGAAGAGCAACGGCCGTGTGTTCGCGCTCAAGTCTGAGCCCCACATTCAGCGCGTGTGGCTGCCCGACGAGAACTACCCGGGGCTCGCCATGGCCCGGGCTTTCGGGGACTTCCACCTCAAGAAATACGGCGTCATCTCCGTCCCTGAAGTCTCGCGTTACAACCTCACGCACAGGGATCTGTTCGTAGTTCTTGCAACGGACGGGGTGAGGATAATAGAATGCATGCTCATGCTCAG from Zingiber officinale cultivar Zhangliang chromosome 4A, Zo_v1.1, whole genome shotgun sequence includes the following:
- the LOC121970156 gene encoding probable protein phosphatase 2C 12 isoform X2, with protein sequence MGTCFSSDCAGEKASPAGKQEGDENTVYVGLDDELSPGTKGRRIASLYSLQGKKGLNQDAAILCKGYGDEDGLFCGVFDGHGRNGHFISKFVRDYLPSLTLGERNSLQQANEGSSSNTSSVSSSSSTEMLDEWNEACVNAFRAMDQELVLKLELDCTYSGTTAVSIIKQAGNSHDFTVLAAVSEDGRRLEAIQLTTDLKPSVPREAERIRKSNGRVFALKSEPHIQRVWLPDENYPGLAMARAFGDFHLKKYGVISVPEVSRYNLTHRDLFVVLATDGVWDVLTNEEVVSAVWSSSSHEESSRRLVEVARRRWKSKFPSAKVDDCTAACVFFQERREGLLLPQTL
- the LOC121970156 gene encoding probable protein phosphatase 2C 12 isoform X1, producing MGTCFSSDCAGEKASPAGKQEGDENTVYVGLDDELSPGTKGRRIASLYSLQGKKGLNQDAAILCKGYGDEDGLFCGVFDGHGRNGHFISKFVRDYLPSLTLGERNSLQQANEGSSSNTSSVSSSSSTEMLDEWNEACVNAFRAMDQELVLKLELDCTYSGTTAVSIIKQGKDLVIANLGDSRAVLAAVSEDGRRLEAIQLTTDLKPSVPREAERIRKSNGRVFALKSEPHIQRVWLPDENYPGLAMARAFGDFHLKKYGVISVPEVSRYNLTHRDLFVVLATDGVWDVLTNEEVVSAVWSSSSHEESSRRLVEVARRRWKSKFPSAKVDDCTAACVFFQERREGLLLPQTL